A single region of the Bicyclus anynana chromosome 14, ilBicAnyn1.1, whole genome shotgun sequence genome encodes:
- the LOC112051692 gene encoding retrovirus-related Pol polyprotein from type-2 retrotransposable element R2DM isoform X1 — MRRVGGQSTSARNNIFISSSTSPSSSEEFKTPPTSAGDETPVRTTHRGVTTRRRQHQQQQQQHQQDVDEIPLPESLDQEGLRAPVSAPATGGVVRRMRWSRPLNESVMRAYYGATEGGTNLTAYRSRMLSMFQTLEPTVTVTAQRLSDQVRAIQRRHLLDEAHLERLRSTSVQIDTIRSLPQQTLQTNIPEVLQDGIDMQVSSQNYEQLRRTLEDSIVTYRYMPLNLRPKLPRLPVHRRNMALVGVLDQILGEYLVTSEDLSDTHSILFCGAVAACRIAGVKFPEPRTVPQRTGQAPAWRTRIERRITLTRTLIAKLICFKEGNNRPRVMRFVNQAFAGTDTRPFQYLACVTERIDFLKQKVYAWAQRIRRYKERIDRYNQNRIFQSDQRKVYRNWERSSACVTDGEPPTSDAMSDFWRSIWSAPVGHTEGDWMSTVKEECAMVEQMIPISITTENVSCAIRPASNWKYPGPDGLHNFWLKWFRSAHSILAVQFQNAIDTGSLPAFLTTGVTFLLHKSGSTTDPKNYRPITCLPTIYKLLTSILSSKLTMHINANNILAPTQNGCKARSRGTKELLLIDTAICQQVRRNRKNLTAAWIDYKKAYDSVPHSWLMEVMRLYKVDTTLCSFLESCMRQWMTVLRHPGASECSESNELIGIRRGIFQGDSLSPLWFCLALNPLSTLLRDSGLGFRLRRGGELISHLLYMDDLKLYASKRTDLVSLLKITQTFSNDIRMEFGVDKCAVINVERGRIVSSENIVISETIILRSLLEGETYKYLGMTEALGIETGNMKQVVKERFFGRLKKVLKSLLSGGNKVRAFNSWVMPLLIYTFGILKWTQTELDSLDCKVRKLLTSYRMHHPRSSVMRLYIPRKCGGRGFLNAKNLHNREVCNLRDHFLKMNVSMFQDVVAVDKGLTPLSLGKENWRKPIVISNSDRVAIWKSKELHGRFYKALTGPDVDQITSVSWLQFGDLFGETEGFVCAIMDEVIKTRNYRKHIMKDGTLDICRACHRPGESLRHIVSGCSHLANGEYLHRHNQVAKIIHQQLALQYDLIDFEMPYYRYDQASVLENSSALLYWDRTIITDRYIVANRPDIVLVDRSMRRAIIVDITVPHDDNLVKAEKEKVSKYLDLAHEITAMWNVESTIIVPIVVSVNGLIAKSFDQHLKKLSLNCWIKSRIQKAVILETARIVRRFLTLEP, encoded by the coding sequence ATGCGACGAGTTGGCGGCCAGAGCACCAGCGCACGAAATAACATCTTCATATCGTCGTCGACGTCGCCGTCGTCGTCTGAGGAATTTAAGACCCCGCCAACATCTGCTGGGGATGAGACACCCGTGCGGACGACTCATCGGGGTGTCACCACACGACGACGGCAacaccaacaacaacagcaacaacaccAGCAGGACGTCGACGAGATACCACTACCGGAGAGCTTGGATCAAGAGGGGCTGCGGGCTCCTGTGagtgctcccgctaccggtggtgtagtgcgtcgcatgagatggtctcgtccactcaatgagagcgtcatgcgagcgtactatggggcgacagaggggggaactaaccttactgcgtaccggtcaaggatgttgtctatgtttcagactcttgagccaacagtgaccgtgactgcgcagcgactatcgGATCAGGTGCGAGCAATCCAGCGACGTCATCTGCTAGATGAAGCTCACCTTGAACGACTGCGCTCTACTTCAGTACAAATCGATACCATCCGTAGCTTACCTCAGCAAACATTGCAAACCAACATCCCAGAGGTGCTACAGGATGGTATCGATATGCAAGTAAGTAGCCAGAATTATgagcaattgaggagaactttggagGATTCTATTGTGACATACAGGTACATGcctcttaatttaagaccaaaattgcctcgtttgcctgtacatagacgaaatatggcgttagtgggggttctagatcagattttaggtgaatatctcgtaacatctgaggacctaagtgatacgcattcgattctattctgtggagccgttgcggcgtgtcgtattgcgggtgtcaaattccctgaaccacgcacggttccgcagaggacgggtcaagcaccagcttggcggaccagaatcgaaaggcgtatcacactgactagaactctcatagctaagctaatctgcttcaaggagggcaacaatcgccctagagttatgcgatttgtgaatcaggcttttgctgggactgacacacgtccgttccagtacttggcttgtgtcaccgaacgcattgacttcttgaagcagaaagtctatgcatgggcacaacgcattaggcgttataaagagcgcatagaccggtataatcagaatagaatctttcaaagtgaccaacggaaagtgtacaggaactgggaacgatccagtgcctgtgtgacagatggggaacctccgacttctgatgctatgtcagatttctggcgtagcatctggtcggcccccgtaggccacactgaaggtgattggatgagtactgtcaaggaagagtgtgcaatggtggaacaaatgattccgatatccattactacagaaaatgtaagttgtgcaattcgtccggcgtcaaactggaaatacccaggaccggacggattgcacaacttctggttaaaatggtttcgtagcgcccattctatcttggcagtgcaatttcaaaatgccattgacactggatcgctaccggcatttttaacaactggtgtcacgttcctgctacacaaatccggaagtaccacagaccccaaaaactaccgaccgataacatgcttacccaccatctataagctccttacatccattctgtcatcaaaattaacgatgcatataaatgcaaataatattttggccccaacacagaatggatgtaaggcccggtctcgtggtacaaaggaacttctcctcatagacactgctatttgccaacaggttcggcgaaacagaaaaaatctcacagctgcttggatagactacaagaaggcctatgattcggtgcctcattcatggctcatggaggtcatgcggttgtacaaggtcgatacaacactatgctcttttcttgagtcatgtatgagacagtggatgacagttcttcgtcacccaggcgcttctgagtgttctgaatcgaatgaactgatagggattaggcgaggtattttccagggcgatagtttgagccctttatggttttgtctagcccttaatcctctcagtactttactgcgggattcagggctaggctttcgccttcgcaggggtggtgagctcatatctcacttgctttacatggatgacctcaagctgtatgcatcaaagcgtacagacctagtgtcattgctgaagattactcaaacctttagcaatgacataaggatggaatttggtgtagacaagtgtgcggtcatcaatgtagagcgaggaaggatagtgagctccgagaatatagttatttcagaaactatcattctcagatcactccttgaaggcgagacctataaataccttggaatgacagaagcacttggtattgagacagggaatatgaaacaggtagtgaaggaacgcttctttggccgcctgaaaaaagtcctaaaaagtcttttatcaggcggtaacaaggtgcgtgccttcaatagctgggtcatgcccttactcatatacacttttggcattctaaagtggactcaaaccgaactggattccctggactgtaaagtccgcaaactgctgacgtcataccggatgcatcacccccgttcatctgtaatgagattgtacatcccacgcaagtgtggaggacgtggcttcttaaacgccaagaacctccataatcgtgaggtgtgcaatctcagagatcattttctcaagatgaatgtgagtatgtttcaggatgtcgttgcagtggataagggacttaccccgctatccctaggcaaagagaactggcgcaagcctatagtaattagtaactcagatcgtgtggcaatatggaagagcaaggagttgcatggacgattctacaaggcccttactgggccggatgtagatcaaataacatctgtatcttggttgcaattcggtgacctctttggggaaaccgagggttttgtctgtgcaattatggacgaagttataaagacgagaaactaccggaaacacattatgaaagatggcactctagacatctgtcgagcgtgtcatcgtcctggggagtccctcaggcatattgtgtccgggtgttctcaccttgctaacggcgaatacttgcacagacataatcaagtagccaagataatccaccaacagcttgctcttcaatatgaccttatcgattttgagatgccttactataggtacgaccaagcgtcagttcttgaaaatagcagtgcattgctctactgggaccgaacgattatcactgacaggtatattgtagccaatagacctgatatagtgctagtcgatcggtcaatgcgtcgtgcaataattgttgatattacggttccacatgacgataatctggttaaagccgaaaaggaaaaagtatcaaaatacttggaccttgctcacgagattaccgccatgtggaatgttgagtcaactattattgttccgatagttgtttcagtcaatggtcttatagcgaaaagtttcgaccaacaccttaagaagctttcgcttaactgttggatcaagagtcggatacaaaaggcagtgattcttgagacggcgcgtattgtgaggaggttcctcactctggagccctga